The Prionailurus bengalensis isolate Pbe53 chromosome D2, Fcat_Pben_1.1_paternal_pri, whole genome shotgun sequence genome window below encodes:
- the LOC122492644 gene encoding olfactory receptor 226-like: MPFGDNRSEVTEFILVGFSGSLGLHMCLVVLFTLAYMLTITENVVVIAVIRVSPQLHKPMYVFLSNLSFLEVWYISVTVPKMLLSLAEPQFRHISFTGCMTQLYFFLALACTECTLLGVMAYDRYVAICSPLRYPAIMSPSLCSFLAASSWLSGFTVSLGKVFFISRLGYCGPNVMNHFFCDVSPLLSLACSDVSVAELVDFLLALLILLGPLQLTIFSYAAILSTVLRIPSSAGRRKAFSTCASHLAVVVIFYSASLFIYARPRAIYSFDFNKVVSVVYTVLTPLLNPIIYCLRNQEVKEALRKAVQRVAQALGAPS, from the coding sequence ATGCCCTTCGGGGACAATCGCTCGGAGGTGACAGAGTTCATCCTGGTGGGCTTCTCGGGCTCGCTGGGCCTCCACATGTGCCTGGTGGTGCTGTTCACGCTGGCCTACATGCTGACCATCACAGAGAACGTGGTCGTCATCGCCGTGATCCGGGTCAGCCCCCAGCTGCACAAGCCCATGTATGTCTTCCTCAGCAACCTGTCCTTCCTGGAGGTGTGGTACATCTCCGTCACCGTGCCCAAGATGCTGCTCAGCCTGGCGGAGCCCCAGTTCCGACACATCTCCTTCACAGGCTGCATGACGCAGCTGTATTTCTTCCTGGCGCTGGCCTGCACCGAGTGCACGCTCCTGGGCGTCATGGCCTACGACCGCTACGTGGCCATCTGCAGCCCCCTGCGCTACCCGGCCATCATGAGCCCCAGCCTCTGCAGCTTTCTGGCCGCCAGCTCCTGGCTCTCGGGCTTCACCGTCTCCCTGGGAAAGGTCTTCTTCATCTCACGCCTGGGCTACTGTGGCCCCAACGTCATGAACCACTTCTTCTGCGACGTGTCCCCCCTGCTGAGCCTCGCGTGCTCCGACGTGTCCGTGGCGGAGCTGGTCGACTTCCTCCTGGCTCTGCTCATCCTGCTGGGGCCGCTGCAGCTCACCATCTTCTCGTACGCCGCCATCCTCAGCACCGTGCTGCGCATCCCGTCCTCCGCCGGCCGGCGcaaggccttctccacctgtgccTCGCACCTGGCCGTGGTGGTCATCTTCTACTCCGCCTCCCTCTTCATCTACGCCCGGCCACGCGCCATCTACTCCTTTGACTTCAACAAGGTGGTGTCCGTGGTCTACACGGTGCTCACGCCCCTGCTCAACCCCATCATCTACTGCCTGCGGAACCAGGAGGTCAAGGAGGCCCTACGCAAGGCAGTGCAGAGGGTGGCCCAGGCCCTGGGTGCCCCGTCCTAG
- the LOC122493425 gene encoding olfactory receptor 287, which produces MAWGRSQNLSTFILLGFPGPRGLQTWLFLLFLVAYVLTVAGNLAIISLVGAHRRLQTPMYFFLCNLSFLEIWFTTACVPKALATFASHSGAISLAGCAAQMYFVFSLGCTEYFLLAAMAYDRYLAICLPLRYGSTMTPGLSARLALGSWLCGFSAITVPAALVARLSFCRSHVINHFFCDIAPWIVLSCSDTRGVELAAFGIAFCVILGSCFVTLLSYAYIAATIIRIPSARGRHRAFSTCSSHLTVVLIWYGSTIFLHVRTSVESSLDLTKAVTVLNTVVTPVLNPFIYTLRNKDVREALRRSVRRK; this is translated from the coding sequence ATGGCCTGGGGCCGCAGCCAGAACCTCTCCACATTCATCCTACTGGGCTTCCCGGGGCCACGGGGCCTGCAGACctggctcttcctcctcttcctggtcGCGTACGTGCTCACGGTGGCCGGGAACCTGGCCATCATCTCCCTGGTCGGGGCGCACCGGCGCCTGCAGacgcccatgtacttcttcctctgcAACCTCTCCTTCCTGGAGATCTGGTTCACCACGGCCTGTGTGCCCAAGGCCCTGGCCACGTTCGCCTCGCACAGTGGAGCCATCTCCTTGGCCGGCTGCGCGGCGCAGATGTACTTCGTCTTCTCGCTGGGCTGCACCGAGTACTTCCTGCTGGCCGCGATGGCTTACGACCGCTACCTGGCCATCTGCCTGCCGCTGCGCTACGGCAGCACCATGACGCCTGGGCTCTCCGCCCGCCTCGCTCTGGGCTCCTGGCTGTGCGGCTTCTCCGCCATCACCGTGCCCGCTGCCCTCGTCGCTCGCCTCTCCTTCTGCCGCTCCCACGTCATCAACCACTTCTTCTGTGACATCGCGCCCTGGATCGTGCTGTCCTGCAGCGACACGCGGGGTGTGGAGCTGGCGGCCTTCGGCATTGCCTTCTGTGTCATCCTGGGCTCCTGCTTTGTCACGCTGCTCTCCTACGCCTACATCGCTGCCACCATCATCAGGATCCCCTCGGCCCGGGGCCGGCACAGagccttctccacctgctcctcccatCTCACCGTGGTCCTCATCTGGTACGGCTCCACCATCTTCCTGCACGTGAGGACCTCGGTGGAGAGCTCGCTGGACCTGACCAAGGCCGTCACGGTGCTGAACACCGTTGTCACTCCCGTGCTGAACCCCTTCATATACACCCTGAGGAACAAGGACGTCAGGGAGGCTCTGCGGAGGTCGGTGCGGCGGAAGTGA